In Scomber japonicus isolate fScoJap1 chromosome 19, fScoJap1.pri, whole genome shotgun sequence, a single genomic region encodes these proteins:
- the tmem174 gene encoding transmembrane protein 174 codes for MDQQAPQGFWTNILGQRSVVDTNGARNPTVVLSGPHDHLGPPPPLPRPSDSLLDGEKTGATLLFSGVFITLVGITFTTMGWQRYQDKPSFEWPQLLGPILISVGCTFVLTSVCKFGIISCWRSRQWDEDVLVMPVTEQTSAGHSFTLSGINQPIMLRGGTTMLCIPPPYNFNLPPHDAACCADNAAFTADEADGSDLRGSRIQKTEDERGRGEENGSAPAQPPAYEDICPSYNRQNLHI; via the exons ATGGACCAACAAGCACCCCAAGGTTTCTGGACTAACATTTTGGGACAAAGGTCTGTAGTGGATACCAACGGTGCTAGAAATCCTACAGTAGTCCTCAGTGGGCCTCACGATCACCTGGGTCCACCTCCTCCGCTCCCTCGTCCGTCAGACAGTTTGCTGGATGGCGAGAAGACCGGAGCCACCTTGCTGTTCTCTGGAGTCTTCATCACCCTGGTTGGTATCACCTTCACCACCATGGGATGGCAACGCTATCAAGACAAGCCCAGCTTTGAGTGGCCCCAACTGCTGGGCCCCATCCTGATCTCAGTCGGATGCACTTTTGTGTTAACCAGCGTCTGCAAATTTGGGATCATCTCCTGCTGGCGTTCCAGACAGTGGGATGAGGACGTGCTGGTGATGCCTGTCACAGAGCAAACCTCGGCGGGACATTCTTTTACACTGAGCGGCATAAATCAACCGATCATGTTACGTGGTGGCACGACGATGCTGTGTATTCCACCTCCGTATAACTTTAACCTTCCTCCACATGACGCTGCGTGCTGTGCGGATAACGCAGCGTTCACAGCAGACGAAGCAGACGGCTCAGACCTAAGAGGAAGCAG GATTCAGAAGACGGAGGATGAGCGAGGACGCGGTGAGGAGAACGGTTCGGCTCCTGCACAGCCACCTGCGTACGAAGACATATGCCCATCCTATAACAGGCAAAATCTACACATCTAA